The genomic region TAGGTATAGATATAATGCACCATTTTAACTTTGTTGTCTGCACTTTTGCCACACCTTTTGAATGACTACAGTAGTTCGACTGGTTATTGAGGCCTAAAGTAGATGTTACACGTGATTGTGCACAAGCTTGTTGGCACTGGGTATGTATATGGTACAAATGGAGTCTTATTTCAGCAGTTTCAGAACAAATGCCTCTAGCGGACAAGTATCCAATGCATTAATAGATTCAATCTTATAGGATAAACTAGATGACAGTTTCAAGCTACATGTAAAAACAAACTAGTTTCTCAAAGTTCAAATTATACATCTTAAATGGTCTCAGTGTAGCACTGACTAAACTTTTATTGCACAAATGCAAGCCAGTCTTGTTACAAGGAACTTAAATTTTTTCAGGTGACTGTCAACAAAATCTAAAACCACAGTGGGGCAACTTCAACCTTTTACATACTCAAGGGGCAGGGCAGCAGACTGGAAACAACCAACGGATGTAAAACTAGAGCTACcaaagtatttaaataaataaacatacagGCTGTATAACCTGTTAAAATGTTCTTGGTAGAGGCCTTAACTAATGATATGGTTACAACAATGGGTAGTCCATTTAGGCCGAACTACCATGCTTTACCAGTAGATTTCAGGAGGTAGGTGTCACATACTGCTATAGATCAAAAATTAAGtttgttggttttttttgtacaaattttgtatttaaGAAATGAAATGTGGAACATATTTGCCTCTGGATGATCTTAAAAgcttttaatttaaaagaaagaaaaatagaaTCTCACATCTTTCTCAGAGTAAAACATTACACCAAAAATACACTGTACATTATAACAATGGTTGTCAGAAATAAGAAAACATTTGGGGTGTGGTAGTGCAACAAGAACATAAACCTGGATGTAAATTAATGCTTAAATGATATTCCACAACTTGGCAAACAATCTAAATTCACAGAAGTTGTAAGAAAGGTTTCCATAAATACAGGGTAAAAGGACACTACATACACTTTGAGAATAAAAGAAGTGGAGACTACCATCAATTTCAAATTTCAGAATGCATTGTGAGCGGGCAGTTTTTGTCACACGTTTACCGACTTAATTACAGCACGAGAGGATTCCATTTGTATTCCAAACTTTAAAATATCtacatcattaaaaaacaaatttactttttgcaaaatataaagAGCCATTACAACACAAATGATAATATATcaagaaatgtgaaatgaaaTGGTCTTCTCCAGAATTACATAAAAGTTAATACAAAAATCACAGGTTGGGCAAACCAAACATACTGCTCATGTAACCTTTGATACTCCATGTAACTAGAAGACATTTACTTCTCTTGGTTTGCACCAAAAGTAAAATTCAAATGAGATttcaaaaggaaaaataaatgatttttacaaacataaaaacacaaaacaagtttaaatagtgcaacaagtgtcttaaagtttgttttttctttgctACATGACGCTTGCCGAGGTTGCGTGTCATAATGCTTGTGATACTCAGCCAGACCACTGTTGAAAGGCACCTTATGTTAGAGTTCAAGAAAATGTCTCGCACAAAACTGGTCCCAAGTTATTTCAATGAGCCTGTAAAGCAAAAATTGGAGACATTGAGAATTGAGTTCTCAGAGAATAGACTACAAACAGAACATGCTCcgttttaaaatctttaccttaaaaaaaacaattattacacATTGAAAGCAAATAATCCACACTCCCAGAATCAACACAAAGTAAAaactagaaaagaaaaaaaaatgtaactgttCAATTTAATATCAAAACATTCTTTACAGAGGCCAGAAACAAACTACGCCAGTATGCAGACAGGAGCATTTGGTCAACTTGTAGTCAGGTTAAACATACTGTTGCATTGGTCTGATGGTAACAAATCTCAGTACATGGGCGAATGAGTTACATTCAAATATCTGACATTAAACTGGATGGGTTATTATTCAGTTAAGTATGACTTGGAAAGATTTTCTTCAAACTTGCTCTGCCATAATGCTCAAATCCAAGCCTGTGCAGCTAGAATGCACCATTGTTTGTGTACTTGCATAAAGTATGCTTCAGGACTAATGAGAAATAATGCTTAAGACTTACCGAGCACAAAGTCACACCACCTTGTTCCCAGAACACCCCTGCTGCTCCTTGATTGTCTGAGCATTTTTGTTGGGGGAGATAGACTTGTGCTGCAACTTTTCCGTTTACCTCTTTTTCTTCCTCCCTTGCTCTGGCTTTTCAGGGATGAGGGCAGCTGTGCTGGAGAGTTAAGTGTCTCTCCCACCATAACATCTTCATTCTCCTCTTGTTCCGAGACATCATAGAGCTTTACTGTGCAAATGTTACATTCCTCTGTCGTTGACTTTGTGTTTGGGGAGTTGATCTTTTTCAGAAACACCCTGCACTCCTTTAGGGACTCTGGACTCCAAGCTTTGGAGCAGATTCTGTTCTGCTTTGAAATGTTGGCAATCCCAATCATTTTCTGAGGAGCTTTGACTAGAAGCTTTAATGCATTTTGAACTTTAATGACTGGTCTGGATGTCTTGTCTACCAAGTTAGGCATTTCTTTCATTAGTTCTAGTGTCTTAGCACCTGAAGTCATTGTCCTCATCTGGTCACGAAAAACGTTTTGTGCTGTATCATCTAATCTTATCCTGGGTCTGATTTTAAACTTAAGCCTTGCTCTAAGCAGAGCTGTTCTGTAAACAACCCATGTGCCACTAGACCTAGACATTTGCTGCCTAACATCATGCCTCAGATTAAGTGATGTGTTAAAAAGCTTTCTCTTAGCTTGTGACCTTGTTGATTTGGACAGCAATTCTTGTGCTTGTTTGTGCATTGACGGACTCTTTGGGACAACTTTAGCGAATTTTTTGACGTGTTTCCTGAGCCGCTCTGCTTGTGGACTTGGGCAAACATTCACTTTGCAATTGGGTCTGCTGAGGTTGTAATGAAAGACGTCCTTGGGATTTCTTGCAGTGGCCTTCTTTACAATTGCAAGGGACTGAGTTTCCGTGGACTGCATAAACCAGGTACAGAGCTTCTCCATATTATAGTTTTTctcaaaaagcattttaataGCAGAAGCAGACTTCTTAACAGGAACATTAAGCTTCTCAGAAGTTTTTGGTTTAAGATCAGTTTTAATCTCTCCTGACTTGTTAGCCTCCAGGACATCTGATACCCAAGTGTTGGATATCAGTCTGATCCTCCTAGCTAACTCTTCATTTAAGGTCTCAGGTGATGCTGAGGTGGGCCACCACTTGAAACCCTCATTTGATGAGAAAATTGAGTCCACTGAAACTGCAGAAAAACGAACAATGTCTTTTACGCAACTGACATTCTTGGTCTTTATGGAAAGTGCATTGTCTGGGGGCTCCTCTTGTCTGTTCTTTGTATGCTGGCTGGCCTCACAGCTAGCCTTATTCAGCAGTAGTTTTCGTGACCTGCGAACTAATGCACAGGATCTGGCAGTAGCAATAGAGTGGAGCAAATGAATGGAGGGTTTCCGCTCTCTAACAGAATGTCTCACTGGTATGAGCTGCCCTCTGGTATTCCGATTATGTTCTTTCGGTGGATCCACTGTATCCTTGTGAATGTCAGCAGGAATGCCGATTGTCTTTTGCTCTTTGGAAGGATGAAATTCAACAAGAAGAGTCCTTCTGAGCAGATGTGAATCTTTTGTGTCCCTTTTCATGTGTATCTTTCTTTGTCTTGGTGACCCATTGGTGACTGTTACAGAGATCCCGGAAATTTTGACTTTGGGAGGTCTTCCTGGTTTTCTTGACACAGCTGTGTCACTCTGTCTTTGACATTTGATGTTGCTGCTAGATTGGACGCATTTCCTGTCTTCGATAGGCATAACAAAATGAAGATCTTTAAACTGATCTTTGGTCATTTGATCACTACTTGTCTTTCCAGAACATGTTTTACTGTACATGCCTCCATTACATACTTCATGAACATGTTGCTGTACAGGGAAATTACCCAAATCTTCAGAAACTACTCTCCTTGCCCTTCTTGATCTTCCATACACTATAGTgatttttagatttttgtttCCATCATCCTTAGAAGACATTTCTGTTGTTCTATGATTCACTGCATTGGAACTGGTTGTACCTGTTGAAGAACTTAAATCTGTTGTTTTTGGTTTTGGAGGTCTACCAATGGGACGTTTCACAGACTTCACAATGTGTGGTCCTATTTTTTTGGGGCGCCCAGGACGCCTTTTTACTGGAATTGTTTGATGTACAGTTGGTAGTGTTTCttggttttcattttcattgtttGAACAACTGGGCAATAATGCATCAAGTGAAACCACTTTTGGTGAAGTGCACTTGTTCCCAACACGCTCAGCAGTTTTCCCTGGCACAGATTCAAGGACTGAATCCTGGAATTGTTCATCTATGGCACTGCCTGCCCATGAGGATTCCACACATGGATCAAACATCTCTCCATGTGAATTTGAGCCAGAGGAAGCTGCTTTGAGTGTATATTTTACACCATCTTCACCTGTCACCGAGGAAACAAACATGAGCTTTATAGGACTATCATATTTCAGTCCAGATGGGCTTGCTTTAGCCTGTTGTGCACTCTCAGTGGTGGTAAAGTTAGACATAGTTTCAGTGGGACTGTGTGAGTCATTGTTTAGACTGTTGGTTCTATGGCGTTTAGATCTTTTTGATGGCGAGGTGGAATTCTGGCatggttttctttttcttgtacTCTCTTTATCAGGATTCCTGACATTATTCTTGTGCTCAGATAGTAGCTCATTTTTGGATAAAATCTCACATTTCTGTGAAGCTTTGTTCTGTGGCACAACACAGTCTTCTGGTTTATCCACAGTTTGTAATGGCTGATCGTCACATTTATCACTTGGCCAAGCAATTTCTTCTGTGAAGCTAAGTGCCGCTGAGGTGCTGTCCTTTGGGGAATGCTTGGTGAATATACTCTCTGAAAAACAGGCTGCAAAATACATCTTTCGTGGCTCAGTGACATAGGAAGAGAAACGCTGAGGTGGTACAATATTTCGTCTGGACCTTCCAACTTGAACTGTCCGATTGTTCtctttttggattttttttttcaccttttgATCACTGTCAGTTGTTTGTGATTGCACCTTTTTATCAGAAGCAGAAGGCAGTAGTTCCTCAAGACATACATGTTGGGGTTGAGCATGGCTTTCTTGATTATTTGATGTCTTTTCACTTTGTGCATGTGTTGTCAGATTTTCTATGGTATCTTTTATAGGCTCCGTGTAAACTCTGTCCAACTTTCTGCattcagatttttcaacaagGGAATATGTAAGCTTTAAAGGTTTAACAGTTTTTAAGCAGCTATCTCTCTCAAAGCCTACATTCCTCTTGAAATATGATGGACTAAGTCTGACCAGATCTCTCTTGATTTGTAGGCTTTGTCTTCTTGATGATGGAAGGTCAGGTGACTTGCTCATGGCAACTAAAGTTTCCAATCTCTTTCGGGAACGCGTCTGAGGGGATTGCTGTTCTGTGGCTACATGCTGTTGTAAAAGCTCATTAAGGTTATAATCTTTGTCACTACTGTTGTGTAGCACAGTTGTTATAATCTCAGTCAAATGTGTGTCATCTCTTGTCTTGGAGATTTGACTAGAATGGGTAAGTAGATTTTGTTCCTTCTCTATAGGTTGGATACTCTTGAGCTTTTCAGTGACTCTATCCATTAGATCTCCAATAAAAGATCCACACTGGTGGTCATTCTCCTTCTCTGTGCGTGTATGCAACGTTACAACCTCTTTGCAACATTCATCAGGAGATCCCAGACAAAGAGAAGTGTTCGAGTACAAAGCTGTATCTTCATCCTCAGTTCTGTGAGGTAGGAGAGAAGGAGGTGCCATGTTCAGGGCCTTGCAGTCCTGAATGTGGAAGATACTGGACTTGACGGCTATTTTACAGTCCAGGTCCACA from Megalobrama amblycephala isolate DHTTF-2021 linkage group LG7, ASM1881202v1, whole genome shotgun sequence harbors:
- the lcorl gene encoding uncharacterized protein lcorl isoform X2; the encoded protein is MTSHLEPGGRWTDRMATQCRSSKCTAERKGFRRELDSWRHKLIHCVGFESILEGIYGPRLLQDLNIFDECEPEAVDDWSIDANCSFCNLQLEKLNDHPVVAVPGSPPPAETPPPQGLSTSDKLQCQADRFLYSIFRKKEFPQSCDSSIPLVAQELMRKMIQRFALEYACKSQAHEGLNGLSDNNELLPKQPDPDGPLDLTVSRASQALQDGVLDLSKKNTSSENETTQHKVSGSLGPSVEDQSRLGKEDYSKAPEVWRVTVLEKVLSLLCSHHRLLLYYILKDMQEDYNISVSMRDAHRRQTKAGSLCCQADKKMLNEAPTFSLSDCSVTADICCRTASRLPTCGFSPLCVCLRNIHGHCCQNTSMACVGQVICSNTTVCCTHSKLPSWQHQHNGDHAYISHSRGALITPQGDCNFHKRCKGSRSPSPPPLSPKPVDLDCKIAVKSSIFHIQDCKALNMAPPSLLPHRTEDEDTALYSNTSLCLGSPDECCKEVVTLHTRTEKENDHQCGSFIGDLMDRVTEKLKSIQPIEKEQNLLTHSSQISKTRDDTHLTEIITTVLHNSSDKDYNLNELLQQHVATEQQSPQTRSRKRLETLVAMSKSPDLPSSRRQSLQIKRDLVRLSPSYFKRNVGFERDSCLKTVKPLKLTYSLVEKSECRKLDRVYTEPIKDTIENLTTHAQSEKTSNNQESHAQPQHVCLEELLPSASDKKVQSQTTDSDQKVKKKIQKENNRTVQVGRSRRNIVPPQRFSSYVTEPRKMYFAACFSESIFTKHSPKDSTSAALSFTEEIAWPSDKCDDQPLQTVDKPEDCVVPQNKASQKCEILSKNELLSEHKNNVRNPDKESTRKRKPCQNSTSPSKRSKRHRTNSLNNDSHSPTETMSNFTTTESAQQAKASPSGLKYDSPIKLMFVSSVTGEDGVKYTLKAASSGSNSHGEMFDPCVESSWAGSAIDEQFQDSVLESVPGKTAERVGNKCTSPKVVSLDALLPSCSNNENENQETLPTVHQTIPVKRRPGRPKKIGPHIVKSVKRPIGRPPKPKTTDLSSSTGTTSSNAVNHRTTEMSSKDDGNKNLKITIVYGRSRRARRVVSEDLGNFPVQQHVHEVCNGGMYSKTCSGKTSSDQMTKDQFKDLHFVMPIEDRKCVQSSSNIKCQRQSDTAVSRKPGRPPKVKISGISVTVTNGSPRQRKIHMKRDTKDSHLLRRTLLVEFHPSKEQKTIGIPADIHKDTVDPPKEHNRNTRGQLIPVRHSVRERKPSIHLLHSIATARSCALVRRSRKLLLNKASCEASQHTKNRQEEPPDNALSIKTKNVSCVKDIVRFSAVSVDSIFSSNEGFKWWPTSASPETLNEELARRIRLISNTWVSDVLEANKSGEIKTDLKPKTSEKLNVPVKKSASAIKMLFEKNYNMEKLCTWFMQSTETQSLAIVKKATARNPKDVFHYNLSRPNCKVNVCPSPQAERLRKHVKKFAKVVPKSPSMHKQAQELLSKSTRSQAKRKLFNTSLNLRHDVRQQMSRSSGTWVVYRTALLRARLKFKIRPRIRLDDTAQNVFRDQMRTMTSGAKTLELMKEMPNLVDKTSRPVIKVQNALKLLVKAPQKMIGIANISKQNRICSKAWSPESLKECRVFLKKINSPNTKSTTEECNICTVKLYDVSEQEENEDVMVGETLNSPAQLPSSLKSQSKGGRKRGKRKSCSTSLSPPTKMLRQSRSSRGVLGTRWCDFVLGSLK
- the lcorl gene encoding uncharacterized protein lcorl isoform X1, with the protein product MTSHLEPGGRWTDRMATQCRSSKCTAERKGFRRELDSWRHKLIHCVGFESILEGIYGPRLLQDLNIFDECEPEAVDDWSIDANCSFCNLQLEKLNDHPVVAVPGSPPPAETPPPQGLSTSDKLQCQADRFLYSIFRKKEFPQSCDSSIPLVAQELMRKMIQRFALEYACKSQAHEGLNGLSDNNELLPKQPDPDGPLDLTVSRASQALQVDGVLDLSKKNTSSENETTQHKVSGSLGPSVEDQSRLGKEDYSKAPEVWRVTVLEKVLSLLCSHHRLLLYYILKDMQEDYNISVSMRDAHRRQTKAGSLCCQADKKMLNEAPTFSLSDCSVTADICCRTASRLPTCGFSPLCVCLRNIHGHCCQNTSMACVGQVICSNTTVCCTHSKLPSWQHQHNGDHAYISHSRGALITPQGDCNFHKRCKGSRSPSPPPLSPKPVDLDCKIAVKSSIFHIQDCKALNMAPPSLLPHRTEDEDTALYSNTSLCLGSPDECCKEVVTLHTRTEKENDHQCGSFIGDLMDRVTEKLKSIQPIEKEQNLLTHSSQISKTRDDTHLTEIITTVLHNSSDKDYNLNELLQQHVATEQQSPQTRSRKRLETLVAMSKSPDLPSSRRQSLQIKRDLVRLSPSYFKRNVGFERDSCLKTVKPLKLTYSLVEKSECRKLDRVYTEPIKDTIENLTTHAQSEKTSNNQESHAQPQHVCLEELLPSASDKKVQSQTTDSDQKVKKKIQKENNRTVQVGRSRRNIVPPQRFSSYVTEPRKMYFAACFSESIFTKHSPKDSTSAALSFTEEIAWPSDKCDDQPLQTVDKPEDCVVPQNKASQKCEILSKNELLSEHKNNVRNPDKESTRKRKPCQNSTSPSKRSKRHRTNSLNNDSHSPTETMSNFTTTESAQQAKASPSGLKYDSPIKLMFVSSVTGEDGVKYTLKAASSGSNSHGEMFDPCVESSWAGSAIDEQFQDSVLESVPGKTAERVGNKCTSPKVVSLDALLPSCSNNENENQETLPTVHQTIPVKRRPGRPKKIGPHIVKSVKRPIGRPPKPKTTDLSSSTGTTSSNAVNHRTTEMSSKDDGNKNLKITIVYGRSRRARRVVSEDLGNFPVQQHVHEVCNGGMYSKTCSGKTSSDQMTKDQFKDLHFVMPIEDRKCVQSSSNIKCQRQSDTAVSRKPGRPPKVKISGISVTVTNGSPRQRKIHMKRDTKDSHLLRRTLLVEFHPSKEQKTIGIPADIHKDTVDPPKEHNRNTRGQLIPVRHSVRERKPSIHLLHSIATARSCALVRRSRKLLLNKASCEASQHTKNRQEEPPDNALSIKTKNVSCVKDIVRFSAVSVDSIFSSNEGFKWWPTSASPETLNEELARRIRLISNTWVSDVLEANKSGEIKTDLKPKTSEKLNVPVKKSASAIKMLFEKNYNMEKLCTWFMQSTETQSLAIVKKATARNPKDVFHYNLSRPNCKVNVCPSPQAERLRKHVKKFAKVVPKSPSMHKQAQELLSKSTRSQAKRKLFNTSLNLRHDVRQQMSRSSGTWVVYRTALLRARLKFKIRPRIRLDDTAQNVFRDQMRTMTSGAKTLELMKEMPNLVDKTSRPVIKVQNALKLLVKAPQKMIGIANISKQNRICSKAWSPESLKECRVFLKKINSPNTKSTTEECNICTVKLYDVSEQEENEDVMVGETLNSPAQLPSSLKSQSKGGRKRGKRKSCSTSLSPPTKMLRQSRSSRGVLGTRWCDFVLGSLK